The Verrucomicrobiota bacterium genomic interval CTTTTGGGGCGTTCGCGGCTCCATTCCGACGCCTGGTCATGCCACGCTGAAATATGGCGGTAACACGTCGTGCCTGGAAGTGCGCGCGGATGGGGAAATCATTGTGCTCGACGCCGGCACGGGCATTGCCCCGTTGGGCTCCCAACTGGCACGCGAATTCGCGGGCCAGCCGATGCCCATTACCGTGCTGATTTCCCATACCCACTGGGATCATATTCAGGGATTCCCGTTTTTTGAACCGGCCTATAACCCGCGCAATCAGGTTCGCATCCTGGGTTTTAAAGGCGCGCGCGAGGGCTTGCAGTCCACCTTGGGCGGACAGATGGAAAGCCCGTATTTTCCCATCACCATGTCCCAAATGCCCAGCAACATCCAAATCGAAGAACTGCGCGACCTTAAATTCTCGATTGGGCGCGTCGGGGTTGAAGCCACGTATCTGAATCATCCGGGCCTGTGTCTCGGCTACCGCCTGAACACCTCCTGTGGCGCCATCTCCTATCTGCCCGATAACGAGCCGTATCAACGGTTTAAATACCACACCGCTGGCTCGGCTACCGCCGGTTCGGCAGAAGCCCTCGAATACGCCCGGCGCCAGGACCAGCGGCTCATTGATTTTGTCAGCGGCTCCGAGGTGCTCATCATTGATTCCCAATACGATTCCATCGAGTACCAGACGCGCATCGGTTGGGGCCATGGCTGCGTGGATGATGTGGTGGCGCTCGCGTTGAGCGCCAAGGTGAAAAAACTTTTCCTGTTCCATCACGACCCGCGTCACGATGACGCGCATATTGACGGCATGGTGGAGTGGGCGCGCAATTTCACCACGCTGCTGGGGGAGGAACTCGAAATCGCCGCCGCCCAGGAAGGTCTCGAAGTGGTGCTGCCGCCCCTCCCGGCACCGGCTACGGCCTAATCTGCGCCCGTTGCTTCGGGAAAGATCACGTGACCGCAACCGCTTCACAACCACCCCGGCGCCGTTTGGAATGGGCGCTCGGCCTTCTAATTTTACTGATCACCCTGGCGGTCTTCTGGCCGGCGGTGCGCGGTGAATTCCTCCGGTGGGATGATGACATCAACATTCTGGAGAACACCCACATCCGCAGCCTCAGCGCGGAGAACCTGCGCTGGATGGGCACCGACATGGGCTATGTGCGGCGCTACATCCCGCTGACGTGGCTCGGTTTTGCGGTGAACAACGCGGTCTTTGGCCAGAACCCGAAATGGTATCATGCCGGGAAC includes:
- a CDS encoding response regulator, whose product is MSSNKTAVLIDADIMQRDAVASWLAENEWNVLLAEDGETGMNLILSTHPDLVVCDQLAPKFNGFQLCRMLRKEEALRDQVKIVVTTSGGYATDRLNAMEAGADEFIVKPLAQREFLKLVRQLMGDWETVTIQRKAVQAANAAAKHEPRPILTPVLPLDQPARVRFWGVRGSIPTPGHATLKYGGNTSCLEVRADGEIIVLDAGTGIAPLGSQLAREFAGQPMPITVLISHTHWDHIQGFPFFEPAYNPRNQVRILGFKGAREGLQSTLGGQMESPYFPITMSQMPSNIQIEELRDLKFSIGRVGVEATYLNHPGLCLGYRLNTSCGAISYLPDNEPYQRFKYHTAGSATAGSAEALEYARRQDQRLIDFVSGSEVLIIDSQYDSIEYQTRIGWGHGCVDDVVALALSAKVKKLFLFHHDPRHDDAHIDGMVEWARNFTTLLGEELEIAAAQEGLEVVLPPLPAPATA